In Paenibacillus guangzhouensis, a single window of DNA contains:
- a CDS encoding aminoglycoside phosphotransferase family protein has product MQNHLDQIKNIESYIPVLQGYREAVHIDKGYSPDQKFMIRRANGDQVLLKVFPLQDYAWKEKEYQTLQHMADYQVRCSRPITIGQIPELGLGYMIVSYLEGEDGEVVIPNLTEEIQVQIGYQAGQELLKITQMPAPASMPSWYERKLKKHRRYVEQYRTCGYRMRNDDKVLAFIDAHIHLMIDRPNRFQHDDYHLGNLILRDQQLQGVIDFSAFDWGDPVHEFVKVGIFCSETSVPFSIGQIRGYHDGEEPDELFWKLYALYLAMTLISSVVWVLKVKPEELDMMMDKIYRVLENHHDFDEVKPNWYV; this is encoded by the coding sequence ATGCAAAATCATCTAGATCAAATCAAGAATATCGAATCGTATATTCCGGTTCTTCAAGGATATCGGGAAGCTGTTCATATTGACAAAGGCTATTCACCTGATCAAAAATTCATGATACGTCGTGCGAATGGAGATCAGGTGTTGTTGAAGGTATTCCCGCTTCAGGACTATGCATGGAAGGAGAAGGAATATCAGACGCTCCAGCACATGGCAGACTATCAGGTTCGATGCTCTAGACCCATTACGATCGGCCAAATCCCTGAGCTAGGCTTAGGTTATATGATTGTATCTTATCTGGAGGGTGAGGATGGGGAAGTCGTTATTCCTAATCTCACGGAGGAAATACAAGTTCAGATCGGTTATCAAGCCGGGCAAGAACTGTTGAAAATCACGCAGATGCCAGCCCCCGCTTCCATGCCAAGCTGGTATGAACGCAAGCTGAAGAAGCATAGACGATATGTGGAGCAATACCGAACTTGCGGCTATAGAATGCGAAATGATGATAAAGTGTTGGCATTTATCGATGCGCATATTCATCTCATGATCGACCGCCCGAACCGCTTCCAGCATGATGACTACCATCTGGGTAATCTTATCCTGCGAGATCAGCAGCTGCAGGGAGTTATTGATTTTAGCGCATTCGATTGGGGGGACCCTGTCCATGAATTTGTGAAGGTTGGCATTTTTTGCAGCGAGACGAGTGTTCCATTTTCAATCGGTCAGATTCGAGGGTACCACGATGGAGAAGAACCGGATGAGCTGTTCTGGAAGCTGTACGCATTATATCTAGCGATGACCTTGATATCCTCGGTGGTATGGGTGTTGAAGGTGAAGCCTGAGGAACTGGACATGATGATGGACAAAATATATCGCGTACTGGAGAATCATCACGATTTTGACGAAGTTAAACCCAATTGGTATGTGTAA